ATCATTGTTAAAATGGTTTCATATTCTTTAATAATTAATTCGCTATCCGCTTTGTTTGAATCAATCTTCGCGGCAATACTCATGGAACGGGCCAGGGCCAGCATCAATTCAATGCCTTTAAAATCTCCTTCCTCATCCCTTGAATGCGCATCAATACTAATATTAATGTTTTTTGAATCTTTCGCTGTGACGAAGCGTCCCATAATTTCTCCCAGATTTTGACGGGCTTGATTTGCACGCTCCGTATAAGGTTCATATACGAGAAATGCGCTGAACGCCAACATCGCAGGAATCGTATATCCGGCCGAATACCAGCATTGTCCCAATAGCATATGGCTGCTGGCGTGAGTCGGGCGCAACTGGACGGATTTTTTGAGAGACACAATGGCATCATCCAGTCTTTTCTTTCTATAATAAGCGAGAGCAAGATTATAATGAAGCAATTGTTCCTCTGGAAACTTCTTTATGGCGTCTTCAAAAACCTTAATGGCCAGATCGCCTTTTCCCATATTATCGTAGCTATTGCCGATAATCATATATATATGGGAAAGTGCCGGCGAATCATATTGGGAAGCTTTCAATCCCCAATCAAGGCTTTTTTGAAAATCCCCTTTGGCAAAATAGGAATAAGCAATTTCAGACATAGCAATAACGTGATGAGGATTACGTTGCAATACTTGGTTATACAAAACAATCGCTTGATCATATTTTCCTTCGTCATGAAGATTTATACCTTGCTGAATCAACGCCATTTCATCTTCCGTTCCGGACGACGGCATCAAATTAGGTTGTAATAAAACCGAACTAGATGAACAACCGATAACGATTAAGACTGCAGCAAAAAACCATGCGCATTTCATAAAGCCTCCTGAAGGTTCGCTGAATCATCGGAAAATATTTTAAGAGCAGAAAAAATAAATTTGGATCAAATACTACGACATAGAGAATATAAATATTACTTGTCAAACCTCCAAATCTTTTCCCAAATCAAAGAAACGATCATTTCACAGTAAAATTAGCTGAATGGAGGATCGTGCCTGCGGCATCGACAACTTCCACCGTCCACGTTCCCTGGCGGCCGGTCACGGT
The bacterium DNA segment above includes these coding regions:
- a CDS encoding tetratricopeptide repeat protein; its protein translation is MKCAWFFAAVLIVIGCSSSSVLLQPNLMPSSGTEDEMALIQQGINLHDEGKYDQAIVLYNQVLQRNPHHVIAMSEIAYSYFAKGDFQKSLDWGLKASQYDSPALSHIYMIIGNSYDNMGKGDLAIKVFEDAIKKFPEEQLLHYNLALAYYRKKRLDDAIVSLKKSVQLRPTHASSHMLLGQCWYSAGYTIPAMLAFSAFLVYEPYTERANQARQNLGEIMGRFVTAKDSKNINISIDAHSRDEEGDFKGIELMLALARSMSIAAKIDSNKADSELIIKEYETILTMMGENPKEPHTGFAWKFYGTFFAELHRQGHTRTYCCHMMTENKDDNVKKWLADHPSEYRAFLEWVKNYQWATD